A window from Solanum stenotomum isolate F172 chromosome 5, ASM1918654v1, whole genome shotgun sequence encodes these proteins:
- the LOC125866207 gene encoding peroxisomal and mitochondrial division factor 2, which produces MAEENAANGDVFDDAVEIEGEEDSDAALKTAPLTHKIAALEQENNQLFRENQVIKEKMEKSKHSIEEIQNEKVELQKKAEKIESENKALGSVAGRAAELEGEQSRLQHDLITSMNDLEESNSELSKLKLDLEGLKSCDNEKSVKLEAIETERNLLLVKVKKLEASEKDHRTEGEVKEKEIRGLKNQLEDLKATVKKNEAWKREKEALHTVKDELEKRVIEMMSKVTELEKKLEEKETLNTERGVDNNINGISAEDKVKAPGGNLDLLMAAASSVAAVAVIGILCFLRFARKS; this is translated from the coding sequence ATGGCGGAAGAGAATGCTGCCAATGGAGATGTTTTTGATGATGCTGTGGAGATCGAAGGAGAGGAAGATTCGGATGCTGCATTGAAAACTGCTCCACTGACACACAAGATAGCGGCTTTAGAGCAAGAGAATAATCAACTTTTTCGCGAGAATCAAGTTATCAAAGAGAAGATGGAGAAATCTAAGCACTCGATTGAGGAAATCCAGAACGAAAAAGTGGAGTTACAGAAGAAGGCGGAGAAGATTGAGTCGGAGAATAAGGCTCTAGGATCGGTAGCTGGCCGAGCAGCAGAGCTCGAGGGTGAACAGTCTCGGCTGCAGCATGATCTCATAACTTCAATGAACGATCTGGAAGAATCGAATTCTGAGCTATCGAAACTGAAGTTGGATCTAGAGGGGTTAAAGAGTTGTGACAATGAGAAGAGTGTGAAACTGGAAGCCATTGAGACTGAAAGGAATTTGTTATTGGTGAAAGTTAAGAAGTTGGAAGCGAGTGAAAAAGATCATCGAACTGAAGGAGAAGTGAAGGAGAAAGAAATTAGGGGCTTGAAGAATCAACTCGAGGATTTAAAGGCAACTGTGAAGAAGAATGAGGCGTGGAAAAGGGAGAAGGAGGCGCTTCATACGGTGAAAGATGAGTTAGAGAAGAGGGTTATAGAAATGATGAGTAAAGTGACTGAGTTGGAGAAGAAGTTGGAGGAGAAGGAAACATTGAATACTGAAAGAGGCGTCGACAACAATATTAACGGCATTTCAGCTGAGGATAAAGTTAAAGCTCCCGGTGGCAATTTAGACTTACTAATGGCGGCTGCATCTTCAGTTGCTGCAGTTGCTGTGATAGGTATTTTGTGCTTTCTTCgatttgcaagaaaatcatAA